TCCATTAAAAATCGCCCGGTTTACTATGGGAAATAAAAAGATGTTATGGAATGACAAAATGGTGTAATTGAAAGATAGAGAACCACTCTGTCGTCTGTGAAAATTACATCCATACCAGGCCCGCCGCTGACACCAAGGGcaaaaattatatataccagGCCCACCGCTGACACATagggaaaaaaatacatataccaGGCCTGTCACTGACACCTAGGGCAGAAATTACATCCATACCAGGCCCGCCACTGACACCTAGGGCAAAAATTATATCCATACCAGGCCCGCCACTGACACCTAGGGCAAAAATTACATATACCAGGCCCGCCGCTGACACCTAGGGCGAAAATTACATCCATACCAGGCCCGCCGCTGACACCTAGGGCGAAAATTACATCCATACCAGGCCCACCGCTGACACCTAGGGAAAAAATTACATATACCAGGCCCACCGCTGACACAtaaggaaaaaaatacatataccaGGCCTGTCACTGACACCTAGGGCGAACATTACACCCATACCAGGCCCGCCACTGACACCTTGGGCGAACATTACACCCATATCAGGCCCGCTGCTGACACCTAGGGCGAACATTACACCCATACCAGGCCCGTCACTGACACCTAGGGTGAAAATTACATCCATACCAGGCCCGTCACTGACACCTAGGGCGAACATTACACCCATACCAGGCCCGCCGCTGACACCTAGGGCGAACATTACACCCATACCAGGCCCGCCACTGACACCTTGGGCGAACATTACACCCATATC
The window above is part of the Pecten maximus unplaced genomic scaffold, xPecMax1.1, whole genome shotgun sequence genome. Proteins encoded here:
- the LOC117320247 gene encoding glycine-rich cell wall structural protein 1-like, producing MIPYIGVSDGPGMGVMFALGVSGGPGMGVMFALGVSDGPGMDVIFTLGVSDGPGMGVMFALGVSSGPDMGVMFAQGVSGGPGMGVMFALGVSGGPGMGVMFALGVSDGPGMDVIFTLGVSDGPGMGVMFALGVSSGPDMGVMFAQGVSGGPGMGVMFALGVSDRP